A DNA window from Xanthomonas campestris pv. campestris str. ATCC 33913 contains the following coding sequences:
- a CDS encoding helix-turn-helix domain-containing protein: MSKLYERVREARSLTKLTQEALAGELGVTRSAVAQWEMAEGTAPSVDNLIGLAKRSGMTFEYLATGRGERVFGPPVSSIAEEPAQYRHLDEQQRVLLSRFDALAPRQRTGLLDLLLAEGKPRRRR, encoded by the coding sequence GTGAGCAAGCTATACGAGCGTGTACGCGAGGCCCGCAGCTTGACCAAGCTGACCCAGGAAGCCCTGGCCGGCGAACTGGGCGTGACCCGCAGCGCGGTGGCGCAATGGGAGATGGCCGAAGGCACCGCGCCGTCGGTGGACAACCTGATCGGCCTGGCCAAGCGCAGCGGCATGACGTTCGAATATCTGGCCACCGGCCGCGGCGAGCGCGTGTTCGGCCCGCCGGTGTCCTCGATTGCCGAAGAACCCGCCCAATACCGCCACCTGGATGAGCAGCAGCGCGTGCTGCTGTCGCGCTTCGACGCATTGGCCCCGCGCCAGCGCACCGGCCTGCTCGATCTGCTGCTGGCCGAAGGCAAGCCGCGCCGGCGGCGCTGA
- the prmA gene encoding 50S ribosomal protein L11 methyltransferase, with translation MPFLELTLPCTRATQPRFENALEDVGALAVTMLDAHAGTINERAILEPGVGEVRLWEETELTALFDGDSDPLMLLAALEAFDPSLDTRHATFRSVEDSAWERAWIDQFKPMRFGARTFIVPWNQDLPEEANTPDAAVVRLDPGLAFGSGTHQTTALCLRWLDALAGEGQLQGCSVLDFGCGSGILALAALKLGAANAVGVDYDPQALLATAENAERNAMEAQMQVYLPQDEPVQTYPVVLANILATALDALAETLAARVAPGGRIALSGIMQGQEQDLVQRYTPWFEHLHCEYDAEWVRIDGVRRH, from the coding sequence ATGCCGTTCCTTGAATTGACCCTGCCCTGCACCCGCGCCACCCAGCCCCGTTTCGAGAACGCGCTGGAAGATGTGGGCGCCTTGGCCGTGACCATGCTCGATGCCCATGCCGGCACCATCAACGAGCGCGCCATCCTTGAGCCGGGCGTGGGCGAGGTGCGGTTGTGGGAGGAGACAGAGCTCACCGCGCTGTTCGACGGCGACAGCGACCCGCTGATGCTGCTGGCCGCGCTGGAAGCCTTCGACCCGAGCCTGGACACGCGCCATGCGACGTTTCGCAGCGTGGAAGACAGCGCCTGGGAACGGGCCTGGATCGACCAGTTCAAGCCGATGCGCTTTGGCGCGCGCACCTTCATCGTGCCGTGGAATCAGGACCTGCCCGAAGAGGCCAACACGCCCGACGCGGCGGTGGTGCGGCTGGATCCGGGCCTGGCGTTCGGCTCGGGCACCCACCAGACCACCGCGCTGTGCCTGCGCTGGCTGGATGCGCTGGCCGGCGAGGGCCAGTTGCAGGGCTGCAGCGTGCTGGATTTCGGCTGCGGATCCGGCATCCTGGCCCTGGCCGCGCTCAAGCTCGGTGCGGCCAACGCGGTGGGCGTGGATTACGACCCGCAAGCGTTGCTGGCCACGGCCGAAAATGCCGAGCGCAATGCGATGGAAGCGCAAATGCAGGTGTACCTGCCGCAGGACGAACCCGTGCAGACCTACCCGGTGGTGCTGGCCAATATCCTGGCCACCGCACTGGACGCGCTGGCCGAGACCCTGGCCGCGCGCGTGGCGCCCGGCGGGCGCATTGCGCTGTCGGGCATCATGCAGGGCCAGGAGCAGGACCTGGTGCAGCGCTACACGCCCTGGTTCGAGCACCTGCACTGCGAATACGACGCGGAATGGGTACGCATCGACGGCGTTCGCCGCCACTGA
- the accC gene encoding acetyl-CoA carboxylase biotin carboxylase subunit, whose protein sequence is MLDKVVIANRGEIALRILRACHTLGIRTVAVHSTVDRNLKHVAMADESVCIGPAASSDSYLNIPALIAAAEVTDAQAIHPGYGFLSENADFAERVEESGFIFIGPKADTIRLMGDKVEAIRAMKAAGVPCVPGSGGPLGDDIVANTKIAREIGYPVIIKAAGGGGGRGMRVVHSEAALKAAIETTKSEAKAAFSNDQVYMEKFLENPRHVEIQVLADGQGNAIHLGERDCSMQRRHQKVVEEAPAPGISEELRAEIGKVCVDACIRIGYRGAGTFEFLFEGGRFYFIEMNTRIQVEHPVTERITGIDLVCEQLRIAAGHKLSIKQSDIVLRGHAIECRINAEDPETFMPNPGLITAFHPPGGPGVRVDTHIYAGYKVPPNYDSMIGKLIVHGPDRETAIARMRVALSEMVVDGIKTNIPLQQRIMRDKGFQAGGQNIHYLEKRLAERKNKSIALV, encoded by the coding sequence ATGCTCGATAAAGTCGTCATTGCCAACCGAGGTGAAATCGCGCTGCGCATCCTGCGCGCGTGCCACACGCTCGGCATCCGCACGGTCGCGGTGCACTCCACGGTCGACCGTAACCTCAAGCACGTGGCCATGGCCGACGAGTCGGTGTGTATCGGCCCGGCCGCGTCCAGCGACAGTTACCTCAACATCCCGGCGCTGATCGCCGCGGCCGAGGTCACCGACGCGCAGGCCATCCACCCCGGCTACGGGTTTCTCTCGGAAAACGCCGATTTTGCCGAGCGGGTGGAAGAATCCGGCTTCATCTTCATCGGCCCCAAGGCCGACACCATCCGCCTGATGGGCGACAAGGTCGAGGCGATCCGCGCGATGAAGGCCGCCGGCGTACCGTGCGTGCCCGGCTCGGGCGGCCCGCTGGGCGATGACATCGTGGCCAACACCAAGATCGCGCGCGAAATCGGCTACCCGGTGATCATCAAGGCCGCCGGTGGCGGCGGTGGACGCGGCATGCGCGTGGTGCATTCGGAGGCCGCGCTGAAGGCGGCGATCGAAACCACCAAGTCCGAAGCAAAGGCCGCTTTCAGCAACGATCAGGTCTACATGGAGAAGTTCCTGGAGAACCCACGCCATGTGGAAATCCAGGTGCTTGCCGATGGCCAGGGCAACGCCATCCATCTGGGCGAGCGCGATTGCTCGATGCAGCGCCGTCACCAGAAAGTGGTGGAAGAAGCGCCGGCACCGGGCATCAGCGAAGAACTGCGCGCTGAGATCGGCAAGGTCTGCGTGGATGCGTGCATCCGCATCGGTTACCGCGGCGCGGGCACCTTCGAATTCCTGTTCGAAGGCGGCCGGTTCTACTTCATCGAAATGAACACGCGTATCCAGGTGGAACACCCGGTGACCGAGCGCATCACCGGCATCGACCTGGTGTGCGAGCAGCTGCGCATCGCCGCCGGCCACAAGCTGAGCATCAAGCAGAGCGACATCGTGCTGCGCGGGCATGCGATCGAGTGCCGCATCAACGCCGAAGACCCGGAAACCTTCATGCCCAACCCGGGCCTGATCACCGCCTTCCATCCGCCGGGTGGCCCGGGCGTGCGCGTGGATACGCACATCTATGCCGGCTACAAGGTGCCGCCGAACTACGACTCGATGATCGGCAAGCTGATCGTGCACGGCCCGGACCGCGAGACCGCGATCGCGCGCATGCGCGTGGCGCTGAGCGAGATGGTGGTGGACGGCATCAAGACCAACATCCCGCTGCAGCAGCGCATCATGCGCGACAAGGGCTTCCAGGCCGGTGGGCAGAACATCCACTACCTGGAAAAGCGACTGGCCGAACGCAAGAACAAGTCGATCGCGCTGGTCTGA
- a CDS encoding four helix bundle protein: MELVEMIYRLTEVFPDQERYGLTAQLRRAAVSIPSNIAEGAARRSTPDYSRFLSIARGSLSELDTQVQIAARLGYSRSEDDQSVRRQVDLVFAKLTALMNALRRRGAA, encoded by the coding sequence ATGGAGCTCGTCGAAATGATCTACCGACTGACCGAGGTATTTCCCGACCAGGAGCGTTACGGCCTGACTGCGCAATTGCGCCGCGCAGCCGTCAGCATCCCGTCGAACATCGCCGAAGGTGCGGCACGACGCTCCACTCCCGATTACTCCCGTTTTCTATCCATCGCACGTGGATCGCTTTCCGAACTGGACACGCAAGTCCAGATCGCCGCCCGACTGGGTTACAGCCGCAGTGAAGATGACCAGAGCGTCCGCCGTCAGGTCGACCTGGTGTTCGCCAAGCTCACTGCACTGATGAACGCCCTACGCAGACGTGGAGCCGCCTGA
- the accB gene encoding acetyl-CoA carboxylase biotin carboxyl carrier protein, translated as MDLRKIKKLIDLLEESNLAEIEIKEGEESVRLARVPKGTQVMSAPMQQYAPAPAAPAPAATMPMQSPTEASTGGAKQGAALPEGHVLRAPMVGTFYTSPSPDKPAFVTVGQQVKAGETLAIIEAMKMFNPIEADISGTIVAVLSDTGQPVEFDQPLFVIG; from the coding sequence ATGGATCTCCGCAAAATCAAGAAACTGATCGACCTGCTCGAAGAATCCAATCTCGCCGAAATCGAGATCAAGGAAGGCGAAGAAAGCGTGCGTCTGGCCCGCGTGCCCAAGGGCACCCAGGTGATGAGCGCCCCGATGCAGCAGTACGCGCCGGCCCCCGCCGCGCCCGCACCGGCGGCCACCATGCCGATGCAGTCGCCCACCGAAGCCTCCACCGGTGGCGCCAAGCAGGGCGCCGCCTTGCCGGAAGGCCACGTGCTGCGCGCGCCGATGGTGGGCACGTTCTACACCTCGCCCTCGCCCGACAAGCCGGCCTTCGTCACCGTCGGCCAGCAGGTCAAGGCCGGCGAGACGCTGGCGATCATCGAAGCGATGAAGATGTTCAACCCGATCGAAGCCGACATCTCCGGCACCATCGTCGCCGTCCTCAGCGACACCGGCCAGCCGGTGGAGTTCGATCAGCCGCTGTTTGTGATTGGCTGA
- the aroQ gene encoding type II 3-dehydroquinate dehydratase, which produces MAHLLLLHGPNLNLLGTREPEVYGRTTLAQIDAALVDRAQAAGHTLDCLQSNAEHVLVERIHAAREDGTAFILINPAAFTHTSVSLRDALLGVGLPFVEIHLSNPHTREPFRHHSYLSDKAAGVICGFGADSYRLALEAVIARLERDS; this is translated from the coding sequence ATGGCCCACCTGCTGCTGTTGCACGGCCCCAACCTCAACCTGCTCGGCACCCGCGAGCCGGAGGTCTACGGGCGCACCACGCTGGCGCAGATCGATGCGGCGCTGGTGGACCGTGCGCAGGCGGCCGGGCACACGCTGGACTGCCTGCAGTCCAATGCCGAGCACGTGCTGGTGGAGCGCATCCACGCCGCGCGCGAAGACGGCACCGCCTTCATCCTGATCAACCCGGCCGCCTTCACCCACACCTCGGTGTCGCTGCGCGATGCGCTGCTGGGTGTTGGCCTGCCGTTCGTGGAAATCCATCTGTCCAACCCGCACACCCGTGAGCCGTTCCGGCACCACAGCTATCTGAGCGACAAGGCCGCCGGCGTGATCTGCGGCTTCGGCGCCGACAGCTACCGGCTGGCGCTGGAAGCGGTGATCGCGCGCCTGGAGCGCGACAGCTGA
- a CDS encoding protein-disulfide reductase DsbD family protein encodes MKSLSRWIARCAVLVAPLFVALPLLLTAPAAQAVTEADLLPVDQAFALSAKADGRDRIALTWKIAPGYYLYRHRISVKSGQGFTAGALDLPEGESKHDEFFGQVQTYRTALQASLAGKAAPGQRSAILQVQYQGCADAGVCYPPQRRELRVDLPDAPTTAPPRESLGALVPRGPSGARLFGAPGQTAGVDALPLPADQAFNFEAIVGDGNSLLLRFTPAPGYYLYRDRTSLSLEGTSDIRTGLPRWPQGRTHRDEHFGDVVVYFDQAEVTLPLLRDRPDPARVTLVATFQGCQSDGICYPPMTRRVRLDLPAGTVSPHNQATATPLLISPLSAGEVAAERAAPGPPADAAPGPDATAGNPERSRPPHLERNLLAILLLALAGGLVLNLMPCVLPILSLKVLGLAHSGESRNHARSHAIWYSLGVLVSFAAIGGLVIGLRAAGQAAGWGFQLQQPWFVAALAYLMFAVGLSLSGVFTLGSNLGGIGQSLAARNGPLGDFFTGVLACVVASPCIAPFMGTALAYAFTAPAPLAMLVFLTLGLGLALPFLLIGFIPSLARRLPTPGAWMETLKQVLAFPMYLTAIWLLWVLGKQRGVDALALMLVGATLLALGLWWFERSRWNSHRLGMGLAAAMLVLAIVPVVAVTRLSLPRATATEGSVTYTPELLDRLRADNRVVFVNMTADWCVTCKANEKNVLSSTDFRDALRRVDAVYMKGDWTNVDPKISAFLDQHQAVGVPLYVVYGPGAPPAVLPTVLTGAITEDALLRAAR; translated from the coding sequence ATGAAGTCCCTGTCCCGCTGGATCGCCCGCTGCGCCGTACTGGTCGCGCCCCTGTTCGTCGCCTTGCCGCTGCTGCTGACCGCGCCAGCGGCGCAGGCGGTTACCGAGGCAGACCTGCTGCCGGTGGACCAGGCCTTCGCACTGAGCGCCAAGGCCGATGGACGTGACCGCATCGCGCTGACCTGGAAGATCGCCCCGGGTTACTACCTGTACCGGCATCGCATCAGCGTCAAATCCGGCCAGGGCTTCACTGCCGGTGCGCTGGATCTGCCTGAAGGCGAGAGCAAGCACGACGAATTCTTCGGCCAGGTGCAGACCTACCGCACCGCGCTGCAGGCCAGCCTGGCCGGCAAGGCCGCGCCCGGCCAGCGCAGCGCGATCCTGCAGGTGCAATACCAGGGCTGCGCCGATGCCGGCGTGTGCTACCCGCCGCAACGCCGCGAACTGCGCGTGGACCTGCCCGACGCGCCAACCACCGCTCCGCCGCGCGAAAGCCTGGGCGCCCTGGTGCCGCGCGGCCCCAGTGGCGCACGGCTGTTCGGCGCGCCCGGCCAGACTGCCGGCGTGGACGCCCTGCCGCTGCCGGCCGACCAGGCCTTCAACTTCGAGGCGATCGTCGGCGACGGCAACAGCCTGCTGCTGCGTTTCACCCCGGCCCCCGGCTACTACCTCTACCGCGACCGCACCTCGCTGTCGCTGGAAGGCACCAGCGACATCCGCACCGGCCTGCCGCGGTGGCCGCAGGGCCGCACCCACCGCGACGAGCACTTCGGCGATGTGGTGGTGTATTTCGACCAGGCCGAAGTCACCCTGCCGCTGCTGCGCGACCGCCCCGATCCGGCCCGCGTGACGCTGGTGGCCACCTTCCAGGGCTGTCAGTCCGATGGCATCTGCTACCCGCCGATGACCCGGCGCGTGCGCCTGGACCTGCCGGCCGGCACGGTGTCGCCGCACAACCAGGCCACTGCCACCCCGCTGCTGATCTCGCCGCTGTCGGCCGGTGAAGTGGCCGCCGAGCGCGCCGCCCCAGGGCCGCCTGCGGATGCCGCACCCGGCCCCGACGCAACGGCCGGCAACCCGGAGCGCAGCCGCCCACCGCACCTGGAGCGCAACCTGCTCGCCATCCTGCTGCTGGCGCTGGCCGGCGGGCTGGTGTTGAACCTGATGCCCTGCGTGCTGCCGATCCTGTCGCTGAAGGTGCTGGGCCTGGCCCACAGCGGCGAGAGCCGCAACCACGCGCGCAGCCACGCCATCTGGTATTCGCTGGGCGTGCTGGTGTCCTTCGCTGCGATCGGCGGGCTGGTGATCGGCCTGCGCGCTGCCGGCCAGGCTGCCGGCTGGGGCTTCCAGCTGCAGCAGCCGTGGTTCGTGGCCGCGTTGGCCTACCTGATGTTCGCGGTGGGCCTGAGCCTGTCGGGCGTGTTCACGCTGGGCAGCAACCTGGGCGGCATCGGCCAATCGCTGGCTGCGCGCAACGGGCCGCTGGGCGACTTCTTTACCGGCGTGCTGGCCTGCGTGGTCGCCAGCCCGTGCATTGCACCGTTCATGGGCACCGCGCTGGCGTATGCGTTCACCGCGCCTGCGCCGCTGGCGATGCTGGTGTTCCTGACCCTGGGCCTGGGCCTGGCGCTGCCGTTCCTGCTGATCGGCTTCATCCCCTCGCTGGCCCGGCGGCTGCCCACGCCCGGCGCCTGGATGGAGACGCTCAAGCAGGTGCTGGCCTTCCCGATGTACCTCACCGCGATCTGGCTGCTGTGGGTGCTGGGCAAGCAGCGTGGCGTGGATGCGCTGGCGCTGATGCTGGTCGGCGCCACCTTGCTGGCGCTGGGCCTGTGGTGGTTCGAACGCAGCCGCTGGAACAGCCATCGCCTGGGCATGGGCCTGGCCGCGGCGATGCTGGTGCTGGCGATCGTGCCGGTGGTGGCGGTCACCCGCCTCAGCCTGCCGCGTGCCACCGCCACCGAAGGCAGCGTCACCTACACCCCCGAGTTGCTGGACCGCCTGCGCGCAGACAACCGCGTGGTGTTCGTCAACATGACCGCCGACTGGTGCGTGACCTGCAAGGCCAACGAAAAGAACGTGCTGAGCAGCACCGACTTCCGCGACGCGTTGCGCCGCGTGGATGCGGTCTACATGAAGGGCGACTGGACCAACGTCGACCCGAAGATCAGCGCCTTCCTCGACCAGCACCAGGCAGTCGGCGTGCCGCTGTACGTGGTCTACGGCCCGGGCGCACCGCCGGCGGTACTGCCCACCGTGCTCACCGGCGCCATCACCGAAGATGCGCTGCTGCGCGCAGCGCGCTGA
- the cutA gene encoding divalent-cation tolerance protein CutA, with protein MSAFSLHLLFSTCPDAQSADRIARALLEERLAACVTQLPGARSLYHWNGAIEQSNEVQLLIKTWEDRLPDAIARLQALHPYDVPEAIAVQASAGLPAYLDWVRAETRKES; from the coding sequence ATGAGCGCCTTCTCTCTCCATTTGTTGTTCAGCACCTGCCCGGATGCCCAAAGCGCCGATCGCATCGCGCGGGCACTGCTGGAGGAACGGCTGGCCGCCTGCGTCACCCAACTGCCCGGCGCACGTTCGCTGTACCACTGGAACGGGGCCATCGAGCAATCCAACGAAGTGCAGTTGCTGATCAAGACCTGGGAAGACCGCCTGCCTGACGCCATCGCGCGGCTGCAGGCGCTGCATCCCTACGACGTGCCCGAAGCCATTGCCGTGCAGGCCAGCGCCGGCCTGCCGGCCTACCTGGACTGGGTGCGTGCCGAAACCCGCAAGGAATCCTGA
- a CDS encoding endonuclease, translating into MRLPSRVVSLRCALPLACAVALAVPSAHAAVFINELHYDDAGASGDSGEGVEVVATAGESLSGYRIYLYNGSAPSAAVSYANTAVPPGSVVSCGSQVRIATVSYASNGVQNGPNDGLALVDPSGQLVQFLSYEGAITGSGGPAAGVTSQNLPVSESNSSAVGSSLQLTGTGSSAANFSWAGSSAQTFGACNRGQTFNGSGGGGTTGAPTITSTTPTQGATGFPAAGDLAVGFSEAVTLSSGAFALSCASSGTVALSYPTTGTRFTLSTNTALVGGERCTLAITASAIRDASGLSPAGNQSIAFTVATASGGGTGYYSRVNTTSPSQLRCSLNATIRGHTVYPYSGTGTSTWTILEMADEDPNNSGRILDAYRNRSYAKVSDRAGTGSGLTYNREHTWPNSLGFGSATGDRGLPYAPYTDTHMLYLTDTTFNADRGNKPYAACTSSCGERVTEVNDGSGGGSGRYPGNSNWVRTPDGNGGTFEVWGRRKADMARAVMYMAIRYEGGTDAATGQSEPDLELTDDRSRIVQTSASPAYMGLLSTLLAWHQADPPDDAERARNQVVFSFQGNRNPFVDHPEWATSSLFSSAKPASCQLAN; encoded by the coding sequence ATGAGGTTGCCGTCCCGAGTTGTGTCCCTGCGCTGTGCGCTCCCCCTGGCCTGCGCCGTGGCGCTGGCCGTTCCCTCCGCGCACGCGGCGGTGTTCATCAACGAACTGCACTATGACGACGCGGGCGCCTCCGGCGACAGCGGCGAAGGCGTGGAAGTGGTGGCCACCGCCGGCGAGTCGCTGAGCGGCTACCGCATCTATCTCTACAACGGCAGCGCGCCCAGCGCGGCGGTGAGCTACGCCAACACGGCGGTACCGCCCGGCAGCGTGGTCAGTTGCGGCAGCCAGGTGCGCATTGCCACGGTCAGCTACGCCAGCAACGGCGTGCAGAACGGCCCCAACGACGGCCTGGCACTGGTGGACCCGAGCGGGCAACTGGTGCAGTTCCTCAGCTACGAAGGCGCCATCACCGGCAGCGGTGGCCCCGCCGCCGGCGTCACCAGCCAGAACCTGCCGGTGAGCGAGAGCAACAGCAGCGCGGTGGGCAGCTCGCTGCAATTGACCGGCACCGGCAGCAGCGCGGCCAACTTCAGCTGGGCCGGTTCGTCGGCGCAGACTTTCGGCGCCTGCAACCGCGGCCAGACCTTCAACGGCAGTGGCGGTGGCGGCACCACCGGCGCACCCACCATCACCAGCACCACGCCCACCCAGGGCGCCACCGGTTTCCCGGCGGCGGGCGACCTGGCCGTGGGCTTCAGCGAGGCGGTCACGTTGAGCAGCGGCGCGTTCGCGCTGAGCTGCGCCAGCTCCGGCACGGTGGCGCTGAGCTACCCGACGACTGGCACCCGCTTCACCCTGTCCACCAATACCGCCCTGGTCGGCGGCGAACGCTGCACCCTGGCCATCACCGCCAGCGCCATCCGCGACGCCAGCGGGCTGAGCCCGGCCGGCAATCAGTCGATCGCCTTCACCGTGGCCACGGCCAGCGGCGGCGGCACCGGCTACTACTCGCGGGTGAACACCACCAGCCCCAGCCAGCTGCGCTGCTCGCTCAACGCCACCATCCGCGGCCACACGGTCTACCCCTACAGCGGCACCGGCACCAGCACCTGGACCATCCTGGAGATGGCCGACGAGGACCCCAACAACAGCGGGCGGATCCTGGACGCCTACCGCAACCGCAGCTACGCCAAGGTCAGCGACCGGGCCGGCACCGGCAGCGGGCTCACCTACAACCGCGAGCACACCTGGCCCAACTCGCTGGGTTTCGGCAGCGCCACCGGCGACCGCGGCCTGCCTTACGCGCCCTACACCGATACCCACATGTTGTATCTGACCGACACCACCTTCAATGCCGACCGCGGCAACAAGCCCTATGCCGCCTGCACCAGCAGCTGCGGCGAGCGGGTGACCGAGGTCAACGACGGCAGCGGCGGTGGCAGCGGGCGTTACCCGGGCAATTCCAACTGGGTGCGCACCCCCGACGGCAACGGCGGCACCTTCGAGGTGTGGGGCCGGCGCAAGGCCGACATGGCGCGCGCGGTGATGTACATGGCGATCCGCTATGAAGGCGGCACTGACGCGGCCACCGGGCAGTCCGAGCCGGACCTGGAGCTCACCGACGATCGCAGCCGGATCGTGCAGACCTCGGCCTCGCCGGCCTACATGGGCCTGCTGTCCACGCTGCTGGCCTGGCACCAGGCCGACCCGCCGGACGACGCCGAACGCGCTCGCAACCAGGTGGTTTTCAGCTTCCAGGGCAACCGCAACCCGTTTGTGGATCACCCGGAATGGGCCACCTCCAGCCTGTTCTCCTCGGCCAAGCCGGCCAGCTGCCAGCTGGCCAACTGA
- a CDS encoding co-chaperone GroES, with protein MSIKPLHDRVVVKPIEADEVSAGGIVIPDSAKEKSTKGEVVAIGAGKPLDNGSLRAPVVKVGDKVIYGQYAGSSYKSEGVEYKVLREDDILAVIG; from the coding sequence ATGAGCATCAAGCCGCTTCACGACCGCGTTGTAGTCAAGCCGATCGAAGCCGACGAAGTTTCCGCCGGCGGCATCGTGATCCCGGACTCCGCCAAGGAAAAGTCCACCAAGGGTGAAGTCGTCGCCATCGGCGCCGGCAAGCCCCTGGACAACGGCAGCCTGCGCGCGCCGGTGGTCAAGGTTGGCGACAAGGTCATCTACGGCCAGTACGCCGGCAGCAGCTACAAGTCCGAAGGCGTCGAGTACAAGGTGCTGCGCGAAGACGACATCCTGGCGGTCATCGGCTGA
- the groL gene encoding chaperonin GroEL (60 kDa chaperone family; promotes refolding of misfolded polypeptides especially under stressful conditions; forms two stacked rings of heptamers to form a barrel-shaped 14mer; ends can be capped by GroES; misfolded proteins enter the barrel where they are refolded when GroES binds): MAAKDIRFGEDARTRMVRGVNVLANAVKATLGPKGRNVVLEKSFGAPTITKDGVSVAKEIELADKFENMGAQMVKEVASKTNDNAGDGTTTATVLAQALIREGAKAVAAGMNPMDLKRGIDQAVKAAVIELKNISKPTTDDKAIAQVGTISANSDESIGNIIAEAMQKVGKEGVITVEEGSGLENELDVVEGMQFDRGYLSPYFINNQQSQSADLDDPFILLHDKKISNVRDLLPVLEGVAKAGKPLLIVAEEVEGEALATLVVNTIRGIVKVVAVKAPGFGDRRKAMLEDMAVLTGGTVISEEVGLALEKATIKDLGRAKKVQVSKENTTIIDGAGDSATIEARVGQIKTQIEDTSSDYDREKLQERVAKLAGGVAVIKVGASTEIEMKEKKARVEDALHATRAAVEEGVVPGGGVALVRALVAVGNLTGANEDQTHGIQIALRAMEAPLREIVANAGEEPSVILNKVKEGTGNYGYNAANGEFGDMVEFGILDPTKVTRSALQNAASIAGLMITTEAMVADAPKKDEPAMPAGGGMGGMGGMDF, from the coding sequence ATGGCTGCTAAAGACATTCGTTTCGGTGAAGATGCGCGTACCCGTATGGTGCGTGGCGTCAACGTTCTCGCCAATGCCGTGAAGGCAACCCTGGGCCCGAAGGGCCGCAACGTCGTGCTCGAGAAGAGCTTCGGCGCGCCGACCATCACCAAGGACGGCGTCTCCGTCGCCAAGGAAATCGAACTGGCTGACAAGTTCGAGAACATGGGCGCGCAGATGGTCAAGGAAGTTGCTTCCAAGACCAATGACAACGCTGGCGACGGCACCACCACCGCCACCGTGCTGGCCCAGGCCCTGATCCGCGAAGGCGCCAAGGCTGTGGCCGCCGGCATGAACCCGATGGATCTGAAGCGCGGTATCGACCAGGCCGTCAAGGCCGCCGTCATCGAGCTGAAGAACATCTCCAAGCCCACCACCGACGACAAGGCGATTGCCCAGGTCGGCACCATCTCGGCCAACTCGGACGAATCGATCGGCAACATCATTGCCGAAGCGATGCAGAAGGTCGGCAAGGAAGGCGTGATCACCGTTGAAGAAGGCTCGGGCCTGGAAAACGAGCTGGACGTGGTCGAGGGCATGCAGTTCGATCGCGGCTACCTCTCCCCGTACTTCATCAACAACCAGCAGAGCCAGTCGGCCGATCTGGACGACCCGTTCATCCTGCTGCACGACAAGAAGATCTCCAACGTGCGTGACCTGCTGCCCGTGCTGGAAGGCGTGGCCAAGGCCGGCAAGCCGCTGCTGATCGTCGCTGAAGAAGTCGAAGGCGAAGCCCTGGCGACGCTGGTGGTCAACACCATCCGCGGCATCGTCAAGGTCGTGGCCGTCAAGGCACCGGGCTTCGGCGACCGTCGCAAGGCGATGCTGGAAGACATGGCCGTGCTGACCGGCGGCACCGTGATCTCCGAGGAAGTGGGTCTGGCCCTGGAAAAGGCCACGATCAAGGATCTCGGCCGCGCGAAGAAGGTGCAGGTCTCCAAGGAGAACACCACCATCATCGACGGCGCCGGCGATTCGGCCACGATCGAAGCCCGCGTGGGCCAGATCAAGACCCAGATCGAAGACACCTCGTCCGATTACGACCGTGAGAAGCTGCAGGAACGCGTGGCCAAGCTGGCCGGTGGCGTTGCAGTGATCAAGGTCGGCGCGTCGACCGAAATCGAAATGAAGGAAAAGAAGGCCCGCGTCGAAGACGCCCTGCACGCCACCCGTGCAGCCGTCGAAGAAGGCGTGGTCCCGGGCGGCGGTGTGGCCCTGGTGCGTGCGCTGGTGGCCGTCGGCAACCTGACCGGTGCCAACGAAGACCAGACCCACGGCATCCAGATTGCCCTGCGCGCCATGGAAGCCCCGCTGCGCGAAATCGTGGCCAACGCCGGCGAAGAGCCGTCCGTGATCCTGAACAAGGTCAAGGAAGGCACCGGCAACTACGGCTACAACGCAGCCAACGGCGAGTTCGGCGACATGGTCGAATTCGGCATCCTGGACCCGACCAAGGTCACCCGTTCGGCGCTGCAGAACGCAGCATCGATCGCCGGCCTGATGATCACCACCGAAGCCATGGTGGCCGATGCACCGAAGAAGGACGAGCCGGCGATGCCGGCCGGCGGTGGCATGGGCGGCATGGGCGGCATGGATTTCTGA